DNA from Acidobacteriota bacterium:
CCTCCCCAGCGGTTGAAGCCCAGTTCGCCGCGGACGTCGGCGGTGCGCTCCAGCATCATTGCGTCGCTGGGAATGCCGGTCGAGTCGGCGACGCGGACGAGGCCGTTGAAGATACCGACGGTGGCGGCCGCCTCGACGAACTTCTCGGGTCCGAGGGTTTCGAGGGCCCGGGTGCGGGCCGCGTCGAGGTCGTTCGTGGCCCGGACGACCGCTTCCGCGAACGCGGTCAACACGGCGCCGTCCTCCACGCCGCCATCGGCGGCGTCCTCAACCGCCGCGCTCAGGTCGACTTCGGCTCCGACGGCGTCGCTGCTCGCCCGGAGCAGCATGGTGTGGGCGGTCGTTCAGTAGAAGCACTGGTTGAGGGCCGAGACCCTGGCCGCGAGGAGCTCGACCTGGGGGCGGGCGAGCGGGCGGTGGTCCCAGACCATCTTCTCGAAGTCGGTAGCCGTTCCCGAGTACATGGCCGCGACGATGCGGAAGAAGGTGCGCACGCCCTCCGGCACCAGGCTCATCGCGCGCGCCACGTTGGCGCGCTTCCAGTCGATGACCTGGACCGGCACCCAGGCGCCGATGTCGCCCATGCCGTCCGGGCGTTCACGGGTCGGTTCGCCGGCCTCGGGTTCGGGAAGCGGTTCGTGGTCGATGCCCATCGCCTCGCAGAAGGCGTCGGCGGCGGCCGTCGTCACGACGACCGAGGCGAGTTCGACGTAGTGCGAGTCGCCGATCTCGGCAATCACGCCGCTGGCCCATTCGCGGTCGAGGTGGGACGGATCCGCTCCGATCTTGCGGGCTGCCTCCACTGCCTTCTCCTGCAGCGGCTCGCTCGGCTCGTCGCGGTCACGGCTCCACGGCGGTTCGTTGCGCTGGACGCGCTCGGCGCGGGCGAGAGCGGCGATCGCGACACGTTCGGGGCCGGTCCACCAGGTGCCGGAGCGGCCGATGTCGGCCCACGACCTGCGCAGGGCGGTAGCCATGTCCTCACGGACGGGAACGGGGAAGCGGCCGGCGGCGAAGCTCATCGTGTCCTCAGTACCTTTCGCCCGCCGTCACCTTCTCCAGGTGACGAGCGCCGCTCAGCGTGTTCGTGACCGCCCAGTTTCCTTCGTGGCAGGCGTACTCGAACATCTCGTTGTCCGGATCGAAGTAGAGCGGGATGTTCACCGTCCAGGTGTCCGTGTAGTTCACCGGATCGTCGATCGTGACCGTCCAGTCCACCGTGTGCTCGCCAACGCGCGTGAAGCGCTCCACGGAGACGAGTTCGGTGCTGACCGGGATCCCTTTGATCCGACCCTGGGAGCCGCTGGTCGCGATCCAGCCCTTGTCGGAGAAGTTCTTCGTTTCGACGACCAGGGTGTCTCCCTCCCAGTGGCCGCGGGAGTCGCCGTTCCAGAGGTGGAGGTCCTCCGGGATCCGCTCCCGGCCGTCGACGGGGATGAAGCGGACGTCGTTGATCATCTCGGAGTAGATGACCACGTACTCCGGCGTCTGCGCGATCCGGTAGTTGTTGTTGTAGCCGGCCGGGAACAGGTGCCCGGGGACGCCGCGGGTGATGCAGCGGTCCCAGACGCTCATGTACTCGTACGAGTCGAACATCTTCACCAGGTTGTCGGCGCGGACCTGCTGCGCCGCGGGCCGCACCGGCACGCGGCCGCTCGGGGGATCCACGACCAGGGAGGTCCGCCGGCTGCCGACGATCCTGGTGCCCAACTCGAGCCAGTGCAGGTTGTAGGCGCCGACGTTCTGGCCGGCTTCCGCTTTCTGCGCGGGCTGGTCGGCGCGATTCTGGATCATGGCCTGACGAGCGGCCTCCGCCTGGGCGACCTCTTCCTCGGTGAGGAAGGCCTTGTCGCCCATCTCGATGGGCCGTTCGAAGGGCGTGAGCGTGGTGTTCGTCCACAGGCCCTGGAGGTCGGGATGCCCCCAGGGGGTCCGGGGCGTCTTCCAGTCGTCGGCTGCGAGGGCAGGCGCCGCGAGCAGCACCGTCGCCACGGCGAGAGCGAGCGTGGTACGTCCGATCACAGGTCTTCCTCCGTAAGGGGTTCGGTGCTCGCGACGCTATCAAGTCGGCCGGCGACTCAGTCCTCGTTCATCAGCGCCTGCGCCCGTCGCCAGCGCTCGACGATCCGGTCCTCCCGCTCGTAGTCGAAACGGCCCGTGCCGGCGGCGTAGAGATCCTTCTCGTCGGGCGGGTTGTCGTGGAGGTGACGGGCCGTGGCGCGCGTGGCGGTCTCCGGATCGACCACGTCGCGATAGCCGAGCAGGTTCCGGGCCTTCGACATGTCGAGAAGCTGGTTGGACTTCTCGGCGAGCGGAAAGACGCCGCGGCAGAAGGGCGCCGGCACGCCGATCAGCTCCATCCCGGCGTCGAGTTCGTCGATGATGACCTCCGCCACGGCGCGGCAACTGATCACCCGTTCGTCGCCTGCGTTGAACGCCTCTCCCGCGGCTTCGGGCCGGGTGGAGGCGAGGTAGACGAGCCGGGCCAGGTTCTCCGCGTAGCCGCGCTGGAAGTAGGTCACGCCGTCGTGAGGGAGGATCATGAAGGGCCGCCGGTCGAGGATGCGCCTGATCACCGCCCACTCGTGGTTCATCGGCGTGCGCGGGCCGTAAACGCCTGGATAGCGCAGGATGACGACCTCGAAGTCGCCTCGGCCGTGCTGCTCGAAGAGCTGGTCCTCGCCTGCCGCCACCTTGCCGGTGTAGTTCTTGGCGTCGTACTGGCGGGGGGCGAACTCGGGTATGGGCAGCGGAATGCGGCCCTCCGGCGTCGGCGGCTGCGAGCCCATGTAGACGGGCTGGCCGGTGATGCCCACGAGGCGCCTCGTCTTCCCGGCGAGTTCATCGGCCAGAGTGCGCAGCCGGCCGTACATGCACACCGCGATGTCCCACTCGCGTGACGCGAGCTTGGCGCGGATGTCGTCGCGGTCGCGGGCGTTGCCGAGGATGCGCTCCACCGGACCGTCGAACTCGACCGGGTGACGGCCGGAGTGGAAGATCGAGACCTCGAAACCGGCATGGAGGAAGTTGCGTACGATGGGCGGACCGGTGGGACCGGTGCCTCCAACAACCAGAACTCTGAGCGCCGTCATGGCACGTTGTGCTGCGACGGCGCGCAGAGTTCTGGTGAGGTGGGGGCTGGGGCCAAACTCCGACCCTGGGAGGAGTTTGGCGGCGCTAGGATGCGTGCCATGGCGCGGAGTGTACGTGGATTCTCGGCAGGAATGGCGCTCCTGGCGGCGGCCGCCGCGGCTGCCGGGGCGCAACAGCAGCCGGAACCGGTGCGAGTCTTCACCGCCGAGCAGGCGGAGCGTGGACGGGCGCTCTATGAGGGAATCTGCGTCGAATGCCACCTCTCGAGCCTGGCCGGCGCGAACGAGGCGCCTCCTCTGCTCGGCGCGGACTTTCTCAACGCCTGGGGAGCCGGCGCCGTGGTCGATCTCGCGGACACGATCCGGGTCACGATGCCGCCCGAGAACCGGAACTCCCTGACGCCGCAGCAGACCTTCGACCTCGCAGCCTTCGTGCTGCTACGGAATGGGGCGGCCCCCGGCGACGAAGCGCTGATACCGGACAGCTCCGGTCTCGCCGTGTCACTGGGCGGGCTGGGGTTGGGGGGCGCAGCCGCCTCTTCGAGCGACTCAGCCGTGATCGCGGAACGCGCCGTCGGCGCTCCTGCCGAAGCGGAGGAGGAGCTCGTCACGCCGTCTGGGGAACGGGAGATCGAGGACTTCGAACCGGTGACGACCGGGATGCTGCTCGACCCGGACCCCGGCGACTGGCTGATGTTCCGACGCACCTACGACGGCCAGGGCCACAGCCCGCTCGATCAGATCGACTCCGGCAACGTCAGCGGGCTGCGCCTGGCCTGGTCGTGGGCGATGGCCGACGGCGTGAACCAGCCGACGCCGCTGGTCTACGACGGCGTCATGTACCTCGCTAACCCGCGCAACATCATCCAGGCGCTGGAGGCCGACACGGGCACCTTGATCTGGGAGTACCGGCGCTCCCTCGAGGGCGATCTGGCGCGCGGCTTCAACCAGCTTCGTAACCTCGCGATCTGGGGCGACAGGATCTTTGTCGCCACGAAGGATGCGGCCATGCTCGCGCTCGACGCCCGCAGCGGGCGGCCGCTCTGGGAGACGCAGATTGCCGATCCGGCGAAGCGCTACCGGAACACGAGCGGTCCGATCGTGGTCGATGGGCTCGTGGTCAACGGCATCAACGGTTGTATCCGCTACTACGAAGACAGTTGCTTCATCACCGCCCACGATGCCGAAACCGGCGAAGAGCGGTGGCGCACGTACACCATCGCCCGTCCCGGGGAGCCCGGAGGCGACACCTGGGGCGATCTGCCGCTCATGCTGCGCGGCGGCGGCGACTCCTGGATTCCCGGTAGCTACGACCCCGAGTTACAACTCATCTACTGGCCGGTGGCGCAGGCCAAGCCCTGGGTGCCGGCGAGCAGGGGCCTGACGATCGACCACGAGGTGCTGTACACGAACTCGACCCTTGCGTTGCGACCCGGGGACGGGGAGATCGTCTTCTACCGGCAGCACGTGCCCGGCGAGGCCCTCGACCTCGACGAGGCCTTCGAGCAGGTCCTGGTCGACCGCGGTGGACGGAAGCTCCTGCTTACGTCCGGCAAGCACGGCATCCTGTGGAAGCTCGACCGCACGGATGGCTCCTTCGTCGCGCTCGAGGAAATGGTGTTCCAGAACGTCTTCGACCACATCGACCGCGAGACCGGCGAAGTCCGTTACCGCGAGGACATCGCGTCGGCCGAAGTCGGGGAGTGGGTCTCGGTCTGTCCCAGCACAGCCGGAGGCCACAACTGGCAGGCCTCCTCCTACAGCCCCGCGCACGGGTTGCTCGTCGTGCCGCTGAGCCAGAGCTGCCTCGACATCTCCGGCCGCGAGCCGCGCTTCGAAGAGGGGGCGGGGGGCGAGGGGGCAGACCGCAAGTGGTTCGAGATGCCCGGCACGGAGGGGCGGCTCGGCAAGCTCGCGGCCTACGACGTGGACTCGATGGAGGAGGTCTGGAGTGTCGAGCAGCGGCCGGCCTTCCTGACCGCGGCGCTGACGACAGGCGGCGGTGTCGTTTTCGCCGGGGACATCGACCGGCGGTTCCGCGCCTGGAACGTCGCAACGGGTGAAGAACTCTGGGGCACCCGTCTGCCGACTTCCGTGCAGGGCTTCCCGGTCAGCTACGAGGTAGACGGTGTCCAGTACGTGGCGGTATCGACGGGGCTCGGAGGCGGCAGTCCGCGCTTCGTTCCAGCCCGAGTCAGCCCGGAGATCCGCTACCCGCAAAGCGGCAACGGCCTGTTCGTGTTCCGCCTCCCGTAGCCTGGCCTTCGCTATAGTCCGCCATCATGAAAAAGCACAGTTCGGCCGTGTCGCTGCCGGCGATGCTGCTTCTCGTGGTGTCTGCGACGGCGCAGGCACAGGACGGCGCGTACCAGGCGCCGCGGACGCCTGATGGCGATCCGGATCTGAACGGCATCTGGCAGGCGATGAACAGCGCGCACTGGGACCTCGAAGCTCACCATGCCCGGCGCACGCCGGTACCCGAGTACGGTGCCCTGGGGGCGATTCCGGCCGGGCTGAGCGTGGTCGAGGGCGGGGAGATTCCCTACCAGGACTGGGCGCTCGAGCACCGAAACGCGAACCGGGCGGACTGGTTGAACCTGGACCCGGCGGCGAAGTGCTTCATTCCAGGCATTCCGCGAGCCAACTACATGCCGTTGCCGTTCCAGATCGTGCAGACGCCGAAGTCGGTCTTCTTCGCCTACGAGTGGGGCGGCAACAGCCGCGCGGTCCGTCTCGACCGCCCGGGCACGAGGGCGGTACTGCCGTCCTGGATGGGCTACTCGCTCGGGCACTGGGAGGGCGACACCCTGGTGGTCGAGGTCACGGACCAGGTCGCCGACACCTGGTTCGACGCCTCGGGCAACTTCCACAGCGAGGAGCTCCAGGTCGTCGAACGCTACACGCGCACCGGACCGGACTCGATGCACTACGAGGCGACGATCACCGACCCGAACGTGTTCACGGAGCCGTGGACGATCAGCATGCCGCTCTACCGGCGCCTCGAAGAGAACGCGCGCCTGCTCGAGTTCAAGTGCATTCCGCTCGGAGGAGAGGACGCGGCCTACGGCCATCTGCGCCGCGGGGCGACGCCACAGCAGTAGGAGGAGTCGAAGTCATGAAGCACCGACCGTCTGCAAGCACCGTCAGTTTCGTCGTCGCGATCCTGGTTGTCGCCGGGAGCCTGTACGCCGAGGATGAGAAGCTCGTCACGTCCTGGGGCGTTCCGGACCTGCAGGGCACCTGGGACTACCGCTCGATCACGCCGCTCGAACGGCCAGCCGCCTTCGGTGACAAGGCAACCCTGACCGCCGAAGAGGCGGCCGAGTGGGAAGAACGGCGCCGCCAGGAGCGTGCCGCACGGGCAACGTCGGGAGTACAGGACGTTGACCCCAGCCAGGGCGACGTCGACGTCGGCTACAACTCCTTCTGGCTCGACCTCGGTGACAAGGTTTCGGGCACGATGCGGACGTCCCTGGTGATCGATCCGCCGAACGGCCGGTTGCCGAAGATGACGGACGGGGCGATCCGTAGGGTGAACGAACGCTACGCCCTCTGGGGCCAGCCTCCGGCGGGTCCGGAAGAGCGGAACTCGTACGAGCGCTGCATCATCGGCTTCAATGCCGGCCCGCCGATGACCCCGGGCGCCTACAACAACATGATGGAGATCTTCCAGTCGCCGGGCTACGTCGCGATCATGACCGAGATGATTAACGATCACCGGGTCATCCCCACCGACGGCCGGGAGCACGCCGACGAGAGCATGCGCTTCTGGAAGGGCGACTCGTCAGGTGTCTGGGACGGTGACACGTTCGTCGTGACGACGAAGAACTACACCGACGAAACCGCGTACCGCGGTACCGGCGCGAACCTGGTCCTGACCGAGCGCTTCACCCGCACCGGCCCCGACGCCCTGCTCTACGAGTACACCGTCGACGACCCCGAGTCCTTCGAAGCT
Protein-coding regions in this window:
- a CDS encoding NAD-dependent epimerase/dehydratase family protein gives rise to the protein MTALRVLVVGGTGPTGPPIVRNFLHAGFEVSIFHSGRHPVEFDGPVERILGNARDRDDIRAKLASREWDIAVCMYGRLRTLADELAGKTRRLVGITGQPVYMGSQPPTPEGRIPLPIPEFAPRQYDAKNYTGKVAAGEDQLFEQHGRGDFEVVILRYPGVYGPRTPMNHEWAVIRRILDRRPFMILPHDGVTYFQRGYAENLARLVYLASTRPEAAGEAFNAGDERVISCRAVAEVIIDELDAGMELIGVPAPFCRGVFPLAEKSNQLLDMSKARNLLGYRDVVDPETATRATARHLHDNPPDEKDLYAAGTGRFDYEREDRIVERWRRAQALMNED
- a CDS encoding alkylhydroperoxidase-related (seleno)protein yields the protein MSFAAGRFPVPVREDMATALRRSWADIGRSGTWWTGPERVAIAALARAERVQRNEPPWSRDRDEPSEPLQEKAVEAARKIGADPSHLDREWASGVIAEIGDSHYVELASVVVTTAAADAFCEAMGIDHEPLPEPEAGEPTRERPDGMGDIGAWVPVQVIDWKRANVARAMSLVPEGVRTFFRIVAAMYSGTATDFEKMVWDHRPLARPQVELLAARVSALNQCFY
- a CDS encoding PQQ-binding-like beta-propeller repeat protein → MARSVRGFSAGMALLAAAAAAAGAQQQPEPVRVFTAEQAERGRALYEGICVECHLSSLAGANEAPPLLGADFLNAWGAGAVVDLADTIRVTMPPENRNSLTPQQTFDLAAFVLLRNGAAPGDEALIPDSSGLAVSLGGLGLGGAAASSSDSAVIAERAVGAPAEAEEELVTPSGEREIEDFEPVTTGMLLDPDPGDWLMFRRTYDGQGHSPLDQIDSGNVSGLRLAWSWAMADGVNQPTPLVYDGVMYLANPRNIIQALEADTGTLIWEYRRSLEGDLARGFNQLRNLAIWGDRIFVATKDAAMLALDARSGRPLWETQIADPAKRYRNTSGPIVVDGLVVNGINGCIRYYEDSCFITAHDAETGEERWRTYTIARPGEPGGDTWGDLPLMLRGGGDSWIPGSYDPELQLIYWPVAQAKPWVPASRGLTIDHEVLYTNSTLALRPGDGEIVFYRQHVPGEALDLDEAFEQVLVDRGGRKLLLTSGKHGILWKLDRTDGSFVALEEMVFQNVFDHIDRETGEVRYREDIASAEVGEWVSVCPSTAGGHNWQASSYSPAHGLLVVPLSQSCLDISGREPRFEEGAGGEGADRKWFEMPGTEGRLGKLAAYDVDSMEEVWSVEQRPAFLTAALTTGGGVVFAGDIDRRFRAWNVATGEELWGTRLPTSVQGFPVSYEVDGVQYVAVSTGLGGGSPRFVPARVSPEIRYPQSGNGLFVFRLP